A genomic segment from Oncorhynchus clarkii lewisi isolate Uvic-CL-2024 chromosome 12, UVic_Ocla_1.0, whole genome shotgun sequence encodes:
- the LOC139422814 gene encoding N-lysine methyltransferase KMT5A-A-like isoform X1 — MNGDMLLNSHSITLRNQNHSKSKSPALDEMTIKLIQEGKYTGRCSIQNDAQRQGDVARKLNSEAAFVLKLADCEESHNQRPCRTEEHQAPQQLLHFSPVSCLHAPSEHSSPPAPSNITHTLLANSTAVHLANQRRDIRRKAKGKKSTLRMAESGNSQNRKVTDYYPIRRSSRKSRSELKCEQKKHIDDLIINGVEEGMEVQHIDGKGRGVFATQCFQKGQYVVEYHGDLLQITDAKTKEAEYALNPTTGCYMYYFQYICKTYCVDATKETGRMGRLINHSKNGNCQTKLHDINGIPHLILVASRDVDEGEELLYDYGDRSKSSIASHPWLKH; from the exons ATGAACGGG GACATGTTACTAAACagccactccatcactctccgaaACCAGAACCACAGCAAGTCCAAATCACCTGCCCTTGATGAGATGACCATCAAACTCATACAGGAGGGAAAGTACACTGGACGCTGCTCTATACAGAATGATGCACAGAGACAAGGTGACg TAGCCAGGAAACTGAACTCTGAGGCGGCATTCGTCCTGAAGCTGGCGGATTGTGAGGAGAGCCACAATCAGCGGCCCTGCAGGACAGAAGAGCACCAGGCCCCCCAGCAGcttctccacttctccccagTCTCCTGCCTCCACGCCCCATCCGAGCACTCCTCCCCTCCTGCCCCCAGTAACATCACCCACACCCTCCTCGCCAACAGCACCGCCGTTCACCTCGCCAACCAAAGGAGGGACATCCGACGCAAGGCCAAAGGAAAGAAGTCAACACTTAGAAT GGCAGAGAGCGGAAATTCCCAAAACCGCAAAGTAACAGACTACTATCCTATAAGGAGAAGCTCCAGGAAAAGCAGATCAGAGCTGAAG TGTGAACAAAAGAAACACATCGATGATCTGATCATAAATGGGGTCGAGGAAGGAATGGAG GTGCAGCATATTGATGGCAAGGGTCGAGGAGTGTTTGCCACCCAGTGTTTCCAGAAGGGCCAGTATGTAGTGGAGTACCATGGAGACCTGTTGCAGATCACCGATGCCAAAACAAAGGAGGCCGAATACGCTCTCAACCCTACCACCGGCTGCTACATGTACTACTTTCAGTATATCTGCAAAACCTACTG TGTGGACGCCACGAAAGAAACGGGTCGCATGGGTCGTCTGATCAACCACAGTAAGAACGGCAACTGTCAAACCAAACTCCATGATATCAACGGGATACCTCACCTCATCCTGGTGGCATCGCGAGACGTCGATGAGGGCGAGGAGCTGCTCTACGACTACGGCGACCGCAGCAAATCTTCCATCGCATCCCACCCCTGGCTTAAACATTGA
- the LOC139422814 gene encoding N-lysine methyltransferase KMT5A-A-like isoform X5 translates to MLLNSHSITLRNQNHSKSKSPALDEMTIKLIQEGKYTGRCSIQNDAQRQGDARKLNSEAAFVLKLADCEESHNQRPCRTEEHQAPQQLLHFSPVSCLHAPSEHSSPPAPSNITHTLLANSTAVHLANQRRDIRRKAKGKKSTLRMAESGNSQNRKVTDYYPIRRSSRKSRSELKCEQKKHIDDLIINGVEEGMEVQHIDGKGRGVFATQCFQKGQYVVEYHGDLLQITDAKTKEAEYALNPTTGCYMYYFQYICKTYCVDATKETGRMGRLINHSKNGNCQTKLHDINGIPHLILVASRDVDEGEELLYDYGDRSKSSIASHPWLKH, encoded by the exons ATGTTACTAAACagccactccatcactctccgaaACCAGAACCACAGCAAGTCCAAATCACCTGCCCTTGATGAGATGACCATCAAACTCATACAGGAGGGAAAGTACACTGGACGCTGCTCTATACAGAATGATGCACAGAGACAAGGTGACg CCAGGAAACTGAACTCTGAGGCGGCATTCGTCCTGAAGCTGGCGGATTGTGAGGAGAGCCACAATCAGCGGCCCTGCAGGACAGAAGAGCACCAGGCCCCCCAGCAGcttctccacttctccccagTCTCCTGCCTCCACGCCCCATCCGAGCACTCCTCCCCTCCTGCCCCCAGTAACATCACCCACACCCTCCTCGCCAACAGCACCGCCGTTCACCTCGCCAACCAAAGGAGGGACATCCGACGCAAGGCCAAAGGAAAGAAGTCAACACTTAGAAT GGCAGAGAGCGGAAATTCCCAAAACCGCAAAGTAACAGACTACTATCCTATAAGGAGAAGCTCCAGGAAAAGCAGATCAGAGCTGAAG TGTGAACAAAAGAAACACATCGATGATCTGATCATAAATGGGGTCGAGGAAGGAATGGAG GTGCAGCATATTGATGGCAAGGGTCGAGGAGTGTTTGCCACCCAGTGTTTCCAGAAGGGCCAGTATGTAGTGGAGTACCATGGAGACCTGTTGCAGATCACCGATGCCAAAACAAAGGAGGCCGAATACGCTCTCAACCCTACCACCGGCTGCTACATGTACTACTTTCAGTATATCTGCAAAACCTACTG TGTGGACGCCACGAAAGAAACGGGTCGCATGGGTCGTCTGATCAACCACAGTAAGAACGGCAACTGTCAAACCAAACTCCATGATATCAACGGGATACCTCACCTCATCCTGGTGGCATCGCGAGACGTCGATGAGGGCGAGGAGCTGCTCTACGACTACGGCGACCGCAGCAAATCTTCCATCGCATCCCACCCCTGGCTTAAACATTGA
- the LOC139422817 gene encoding U11/U12 small nuclear ribonucleoprotein 35 kDa protein, translating to MRVMNDWSPVAKVYDPLKAGSIDGTDVEPHDRAVWRAMVARYKPNKAVVGDPLLTLFVARLNPQTTEEKLNEVFSNYGDIRRLRLVRDLVTGFSKGYAFVEYKEERSVVRARRDANKLVVDQSELFVDFEQERTLKGWVPRRLGGGQGGKKESGQLRFGGKDRPFRKPINLPVTMNQEWGGGSRECERGGEREERYRDGSLSRERETDWGSRGRRDDRGRERGVEREYHRERRDRSYERESTRERDDRRERDDRRHRDDKYRHRDRR from the coding sequence ATGAGAGTTATGAACGACTGGAGTCCAGTGGCAAAAGTCTACGACCCTCTCAAGGCGGGCAGCATCGATGGCACAGACGTGGAGCCCCATGACCGGGCCGTCTGGAGAGCCATGGTCGCCCGCTACAAACCCAACAAAGCCGTGGTGGGGGACCCTCTCCTCACTCTATTCGTGGCCCGCTTGAACCCTCAAACAACGGAGGAGAAGCTGAATGAAGTGTTTTCCAATTACGGGGATATCCGCCGGCTGCGCCTGGTGAGGGACCTAGTGACTGGGTTCTCTAAAGGCTATGCCTTCGTTGAATACAAAGAGGAGAGGTCCGTGGTCAGGGCGAGGCGAGACGCCAACAAACTAGTGGTGGACCAAAGTGAGTTGTTTGTGGACTTCGAGCAGGAGAGGACCCTGAAGGGATGGGTACCTCGTCGGCTGGGCGGAGGGCAGGGGGGCAAGAAGGAGTCTGGTCAGCTGCGGTTTGGTGGGAAGGACAGACCCTTCCGCAAACCCATCAACCTTCCTGTCACCATGAACCAGGAATGGGGTGGTGGTagcagagagtgtgagagaggaggagagagggaggagcgcTACAGAGATGGGTCCCTGAGccgtgagagagagactgattgggggagtagggggaggagagatgacagagggagagagaggggtgtagaaagGGAGTACCaccgagagaggagggataggagTTATGAGCGGGAGTCGACGAGAGAGCgggatgacaggagagagagggatgacagaAGACACAGGGATGATAagtacagacacagagacaggagatga
- the LOC139422814 gene encoding N-lysine methyltransferase KMT5A-A-like isoform X4, producing MNGDMLLNSHSITLRNQNHSKSKSPALDEMTIKLIQEGKYTGRCSIQNDAQRQARKLNSEAAFVLKLADCEESHNQRPCRTEEHQAPQQLLHFSPVSCLHAPSEHSSPPAPSNITHTLLANSTAVHLANQRRDIRRKAKGKKSTLRMAESGNSQNRKVTDYYPIRRSSRKSRSELKCEQKKHIDDLIINGVEEGMEVQHIDGKGRGVFATQCFQKGQYVVEYHGDLLQITDAKTKEAEYALNPTTGCYMYYFQYICKTYCVDATKETGRMGRLINHSKNGNCQTKLHDINGIPHLILVASRDVDEGEELLYDYGDRSKSSIASHPWLKH from the exons ATGAACGGG GACATGTTACTAAACagccactccatcactctccgaaACCAGAACCACAGCAAGTCCAAATCACCTGCCCTTGATGAGATGACCATCAAACTCATACAGGAGGGAAAGTACACTGGACGCTGCTCTATACAGAATGATGCACAGAGACAAG CCAGGAAACTGAACTCTGAGGCGGCATTCGTCCTGAAGCTGGCGGATTGTGAGGAGAGCCACAATCAGCGGCCCTGCAGGACAGAAGAGCACCAGGCCCCCCAGCAGcttctccacttctccccagTCTCCTGCCTCCACGCCCCATCCGAGCACTCCTCCCCTCCTGCCCCCAGTAACATCACCCACACCCTCCTCGCCAACAGCACCGCCGTTCACCTCGCCAACCAAAGGAGGGACATCCGACGCAAGGCCAAAGGAAAGAAGTCAACACTTAGAAT GGCAGAGAGCGGAAATTCCCAAAACCGCAAAGTAACAGACTACTATCCTATAAGGAGAAGCTCCAGGAAAAGCAGATCAGAGCTGAAG TGTGAACAAAAGAAACACATCGATGATCTGATCATAAATGGGGTCGAGGAAGGAATGGAG GTGCAGCATATTGATGGCAAGGGTCGAGGAGTGTTTGCCACCCAGTGTTTCCAGAAGGGCCAGTATGTAGTGGAGTACCATGGAGACCTGTTGCAGATCACCGATGCCAAAACAAAGGAGGCCGAATACGCTCTCAACCCTACCACCGGCTGCTACATGTACTACTTTCAGTATATCTGCAAAACCTACTG TGTGGACGCCACGAAAGAAACGGGTCGCATGGGTCGTCTGATCAACCACAGTAAGAACGGCAACTGTCAAACCAAACTCCATGATATCAACGGGATACCTCACCTCATCCTGGTGGCATCGCGAGACGTCGATGAGGGCGAGGAGCTGCTCTACGACTACGGCGACCGCAGCAAATCTTCCATCGCATCCCACCCCTGGCTTAAACATTGA
- the LOC139422814 gene encoding N-lysine methyltransferase KMT5A-A-like isoform X3 codes for MNGDMLLNSHSITLRNQNHSKSKSPALDEMTIKLIQEGKYTGRCSIQNDAQRQVARKLNSEAAFVLKLADCEESHNQRPCRTEEHQAPQQLLHFSPVSCLHAPSEHSSPPAPSNITHTLLANSTAVHLANQRRDIRRKAKGKKSTLRMAESGNSQNRKVTDYYPIRRSSRKSRSELKCEQKKHIDDLIINGVEEGMEVQHIDGKGRGVFATQCFQKGQYVVEYHGDLLQITDAKTKEAEYALNPTTGCYMYYFQYICKTYCVDATKETGRMGRLINHSKNGNCQTKLHDINGIPHLILVASRDVDEGEELLYDYGDRSKSSIASHPWLKH; via the exons ATGAACGGG GACATGTTACTAAACagccactccatcactctccgaaACCAGAACCACAGCAAGTCCAAATCACCTGCCCTTGATGAGATGACCATCAAACTCATACAGGAGGGAAAGTACACTGGACGCTGCTCTATACAGAATGATGCACAGAGACAAG TAGCCAGGAAACTGAACTCTGAGGCGGCATTCGTCCTGAAGCTGGCGGATTGTGAGGAGAGCCACAATCAGCGGCCCTGCAGGACAGAAGAGCACCAGGCCCCCCAGCAGcttctccacttctccccagTCTCCTGCCTCCACGCCCCATCCGAGCACTCCTCCCCTCCTGCCCCCAGTAACATCACCCACACCCTCCTCGCCAACAGCACCGCCGTTCACCTCGCCAACCAAAGGAGGGACATCCGACGCAAGGCCAAAGGAAAGAAGTCAACACTTAGAAT GGCAGAGAGCGGAAATTCCCAAAACCGCAAAGTAACAGACTACTATCCTATAAGGAGAAGCTCCAGGAAAAGCAGATCAGAGCTGAAG TGTGAACAAAAGAAACACATCGATGATCTGATCATAAATGGGGTCGAGGAAGGAATGGAG GTGCAGCATATTGATGGCAAGGGTCGAGGAGTGTTTGCCACCCAGTGTTTCCAGAAGGGCCAGTATGTAGTGGAGTACCATGGAGACCTGTTGCAGATCACCGATGCCAAAACAAAGGAGGCCGAATACGCTCTCAACCCTACCACCGGCTGCTACATGTACTACTTTCAGTATATCTGCAAAACCTACTG TGTGGACGCCACGAAAGAAACGGGTCGCATGGGTCGTCTGATCAACCACAGTAAGAACGGCAACTGTCAAACCAAACTCCATGATATCAACGGGATACCTCACCTCATCCTGGTGGCATCGCGAGACGTCGATGAGGGCGAGGAGCTGCTCTACGACTACGGCGACCGCAGCAAATCTTCCATCGCATCCCACCCCTGGCTTAAACATTGA
- the LOC139422814 gene encoding N-lysine methyltransferase KMT5A-A-like isoform X2, whose protein sequence is MNGDMLLNSHSITLRNQNHSKSKSPALDEMTIKLIQEGKYTGRCSIQNDAQRQGDARKLNSEAAFVLKLADCEESHNQRPCRTEEHQAPQQLLHFSPVSCLHAPSEHSSPPAPSNITHTLLANSTAVHLANQRRDIRRKAKGKKSTLRMAESGNSQNRKVTDYYPIRRSSRKSRSELKCEQKKHIDDLIINGVEEGMEVQHIDGKGRGVFATQCFQKGQYVVEYHGDLLQITDAKTKEAEYALNPTTGCYMYYFQYICKTYCVDATKETGRMGRLINHSKNGNCQTKLHDINGIPHLILVASRDVDEGEELLYDYGDRSKSSIASHPWLKH, encoded by the exons ATGAACGGG GACATGTTACTAAACagccactccatcactctccgaaACCAGAACCACAGCAAGTCCAAATCACCTGCCCTTGATGAGATGACCATCAAACTCATACAGGAGGGAAAGTACACTGGACGCTGCTCTATACAGAATGATGCACAGAGACAAGGTGACg CCAGGAAACTGAACTCTGAGGCGGCATTCGTCCTGAAGCTGGCGGATTGTGAGGAGAGCCACAATCAGCGGCCCTGCAGGACAGAAGAGCACCAGGCCCCCCAGCAGcttctccacttctccccagTCTCCTGCCTCCACGCCCCATCCGAGCACTCCTCCCCTCCTGCCCCCAGTAACATCACCCACACCCTCCTCGCCAACAGCACCGCCGTTCACCTCGCCAACCAAAGGAGGGACATCCGACGCAAGGCCAAAGGAAAGAAGTCAACACTTAGAAT GGCAGAGAGCGGAAATTCCCAAAACCGCAAAGTAACAGACTACTATCCTATAAGGAGAAGCTCCAGGAAAAGCAGATCAGAGCTGAAG TGTGAACAAAAGAAACACATCGATGATCTGATCATAAATGGGGTCGAGGAAGGAATGGAG GTGCAGCATATTGATGGCAAGGGTCGAGGAGTGTTTGCCACCCAGTGTTTCCAGAAGGGCCAGTATGTAGTGGAGTACCATGGAGACCTGTTGCAGATCACCGATGCCAAAACAAAGGAGGCCGAATACGCTCTCAACCCTACCACCGGCTGCTACATGTACTACTTTCAGTATATCTGCAAAACCTACTG TGTGGACGCCACGAAAGAAACGGGTCGCATGGGTCGTCTGATCAACCACAGTAAGAACGGCAACTGTCAAACCAAACTCCATGATATCAACGGGATACCTCACCTCATCCTGGTGGCATCGCGAGACGTCGATGAGGGCGAGGAGCTGCTCTACGACTACGGCGACCGCAGCAAATCTTCCATCGCATCCCACCCCTGGCTTAAACATTGA